In Puniceicoccaceae bacterium, one DNA window encodes the following:
- a CDS encoding YciI family protein produces MKYMLLIYGKEDAWTQEEYEQCVEDSSRISAELAEQGKLLSSAPLQPISTATSLRIRNGKREITDGPFAETTEQLGGYYLIDVDHLDEALAIASRLSPAKKGTIEIRPLAPVPGKMT; encoded by the coding sequence ATGAAGTACATGCTGTTGATTTACGGAAAAGAAGACGCCTGGACTCAGGAAGAGTATGAACAGTGTGTCGAGGATTCGTCGCGCATCAGTGCTGAATTGGCTGAGCAGGGCAAACTATTGTCGTCAGCGCCACTGCAGCCCATCTCCACTGCTACGAGCCTGCGCATTCGCAACGGTAAGCGTGAGATCACCGATGGTCCGTTTGCTGAGACCACGGAACAGCTTGGTGGATATTACCTCATCGATGTGGATCATCTCGATGAGGCACTGGCGATTGCCAGTCGTCTTTCGCCGGCAAAAAAGGGCACCATTGAGATTCGTCCGCTAGCTCCTGTTCCTGGAAAAATGACATAA
- a CDS encoding nuclear transport factor 2 family protein, translating into MNTTYTNSSKDEAEIRRLIADWSSALEAKNAQGLTANYVSDVVVFDAIPPYKVEGTAALSDTWEKCLPFFPETFRSEHRDVSVHVQGDTAFAFGMHHIVTDEEGHPSAQTWLRITLCFRRIGGNWKVVHEHVSLPFNPMNNQAWIIRDPSVPDAPDYSGACCGGGDS; encoded by the coding sequence ATGAATACAACCTATACCAATTCTTCAAAGGATGAAGCCGAAATCCGCCGACTGATCGCGGACTGGTCAAGCGCCCTCGAAGCGAAGAACGCGCAGGGATTGACGGCCAACTATGTTAGCGATGTGGTGGTGTTTGACGCCATCCCTCCCTATAAAGTGGAGGGGACTGCAGCGCTCAGCGATACCTGGGAAAAATGCCTGCCATTCTTTCCGGAGACCTTTCGTTCCGAGCATCGGGATGTCAGTGTGCACGTGCAGGGGGACACGGCCTTTGCGTTTGGCATGCATCACATCGTGACGGACGAGGAGGGGCATCCTTCCGCGCAGACATGGCTTCGCATCACGCTTTGTTTTCGGCGAATCGGCGGGAACTGGAAAGTGGTGCACGAGCACGTGTCACTTCCTTTTAACCCCATGAACAACCAGGCCTGGATCATTCGGGATCCGTCCGTGCCCGATGCTCCGGATTATTCCGGGGCTTGCTGTGGAGGAGGTGACTCATGA